In the genome of Phacochoerus africanus isolate WHEZ1 chromosome 5, ROS_Pafr_v1, whole genome shotgun sequence, the window gggaggcaagctggttccttatatggggtgAGGGTAGAACAGATCCAGGTATGGGGTCAGTGGGGTGGCTTGGATGGTCCACCACCCCTTCCGTGGTATTGGGTGCTGCACCCTGCTTTTTCTCCCAACAcctgcttttgctctcagctCTTCAGGAGTGGCAGCTGGGGTTTCAggttttttgtatcttcttgcctcaaCTGCATGTACACAGCTATTTTTAGACccttataatttctttgtatcttttgctCCAGGAGATGTTTGTGCTGATGCAGGCattgcagccatggcaacaaagGGTCGAAGCCTGTCTCATTCAGACAGCAATGGAGATTATGAACATTGTTGCAATCAACAAGAAGGGAAGTAGCAGGAACCCAAGATCATGACCCTTCAAATACCTGAAGGACCATAGTGTGGTCAAGCGGTCAAGTGTGCGTGTCAGGCTTCTGGGTGGAGGAACCATGGATACAAGCATAAGTCCCTAAGAGGCAGACCGGGTAGATGAGGTTCCTGCGGGAGGCTCCAGTCTCTCATTCCCTTGTTGGACAAAAGCAACTGTCACAATTCGGTTGACACAATTGAAATCTTTAAGATTATGCTCtattccacatatttttaaaagatgtcaaGTTATGTGAtaacatttttgtacattttttttggttaCCTAACAAGGGTTTGGTAGAGTATTTGGAAGAACTCACAGAGAATTTATGATTAATGATTATCATGTACATATACTGTCAaatagttttttgtcttttttagggacgcacttgcagcatgttgaggttcccaggctagaggtcgaattggagctacacttgcaaacctacactacaggcacagcaatgtaggatctgagccacatcttcaacccacaccacagctcacagcaatgccggatccttaacccactgagtgaggctgggggttgaacccacatcctcatggatcctagtcaggtgcgttaaccactgagccatgatggaactccccaattttttttttaaatccaccttAAATATAGCACAAGATGTTGTCAAGGAAATTGGAGGTTGATGCCAGGAAAGGGAcgaggggtgggaagaggggaaCATGGCCTGCTCAGCATGGTCCAGGCATGGCTCACAACTTCTCCATCAGGGGTGCTCCAGATGGTGTTCTTGGGAGCCTGGGGGCCCTTGTAAACCTTGGCTATCTAATATCTGAAACCTAGAGTCTGAAACACAACTGGCCACTGCTGGAGAGGCCAATGGATGCTCCCAGCACAGTGGGGAGAAGGATGAGGGGGAGACCTCTGAAGACACTGGGACCCCCGCTTTGCCACCCAGCTGGCCTGCCCTTCCCAGCTCAGGCCAGGGTCAGAAGGAAGGTGTTTGTGGGACATcaccagaggaggaagctgaagaggaggaggaggagtgtgAGCCTCAGGCTTTGCCAGCCTCTCCTGCCTCGGCTTGCAGTCCACCCCTGCAGCAGCCACAGGGTTCCTGGGTGCTGGCAACCCTTTGGGGCCAGGTGCTCCTGGGCAGGGGCATGGGCACTTCTAGTGGACAGTGGTGGTGTCAGCAGGTGCAGCTGACCCAGGAGAAGCAGTTCACATTCGTGCTGGCTGTGGTCATCAGTGTCTTTGTGCTCTGCTGGTTCCCCTATTTCTTCAGCTATAGCCTGGGTGCCATCTGCCCTCAGCACTGCAAGGTGCCCCACCCATGGCCTCTTCCAGTTCTTCTTCTGGATCGGCTACTGCAACAGCTCACTGAGCCCTGTCATCTACACCATCTTTAACCAGGCCTTTCGTCATGCCTTCcaaaggatcctgtgctgccagtGGACCCAGATGGCCTGGTGAGCCTGCCTGCCCACTGTCCATGTGGTGTTGGTGTCAGGTGGTGCCAGGGATGCCCAGCTTCTTGCCCTTTTCTACGTGGCCACCTCTCTGGGGCCTTCTGGTCCCTTCCCTGGTCCTACAGACCTCATCCTGGAGccccctgggaggggcagggatagGGGTCTGCTCACAGGCATCTATTTGGAGCCCCCCCCCTTGCTGGCTTGGCTGTGTAGGGCTAAATCCTCCACCCCCTGCCTAAACACAGGCAGATGGATGAGGTTTGGACCTTCCTGAATGTGGCCGAGGCCCGGCTCCCTCCCAGCATCCCAGACTCCTGCAAGCCCTCTGTTTTGCTGGTCAGTCATGCTTGTGGTGTTTTGTTCCTTTCTGAGCTTGCCATGGAAAGGAGCAGGAAGCCAGCCTTCCATTTTCCCAGAAGGGCCTGCTGCTAAGGAAGAGGCAGACATGACGGCTGGCATCTGTATTGGGTGCTCTGGTCCCCGTCAGGCACCTGCGGGGTGTTTGTGGGCTGGCACTGCCTCTGGgcctttctttgcctttccctTGCTTTTGGAATTATAACTCCTTTAAAGGTCAGAAACATGTATCCTTCTCAGTGCCCCTCTGGGAGGTGGGTGGGTTTGTGGATGCCTCTGTGTGCCAGTCTGGAGGCCTGGCCTCTGCCTCGACGGGAGAGCCTTGATCAGTAGTatatcccaccccaccccacccccacaaaaaccGGGCCAACAATAGCTTGCCGCCTACTTGCCACAGGGAGATGAAAGCCTTGGCAGAAAGCTTTGAGTTCTATGGGGGGGAACACTCTAGAGAACAAGAAAATGTGATGATCCAATGATATAAAGATCCCGTTTTTCTGCGTTTACCACCGCCTATCTTCCTGTCCACTTTTGTTCTGTGCCTGGGGTGTGAATTCCTACCCCAAACTGGAAGCGGGGCATGGCAGACAGAACCGGATTTTCAGTTAAAGGATTTTTGGAGAATGTGTTCTTAGCCACGAAGGTTTGAGTTCTCATGCTACGTGACAAATTCTCGACATTGCACCTGCGACACCAAGAGGGTTCTCCTTGGCTTGGGCCCCCTCAATGGGGGAGAAGTCTTTTGTCATCAAGCAGGCAAATCATTTCCCCCAGGTAGCTAAAAATACCCAGCCCCTGGGTGTGGTCTGAGATGCGAGTCTATGGCAGGgtgctggggctggagcaggTGAGCAGGGGGGCCCATGGACTCTTGGGGGAGCCTCCCATTGGagtgcccagggcagggctccAAGCTCTAAATGCGTCCCTGTGATGTGTCACCTATCCCACCACCACTGGGTGCTGTCTGACCACCTCAGAACCCACCTCCCTGCTCCAACCCACTGATGGGGCTCCAGGAGCCTCTCCCTCCAGGTCCTCTCCCCTCACCCAGAACTGGTACCCAGAACAACTGGGAGCACGTGGAGGATGTTTCCCCATCTTCCCCATGGCAGTGCCGGGCTTCAGCCTTAAGCCGGTGAGCATCTTCTTTGGGGGGCGGGACTGAGCAGCAAGGCACTGGTGGCACTCTGACGGGCCTGGCTAGATGTGGAGGGGGGGCTGGGGGAGTTTTCCAGTGATGGAGAGAATGGAGGGGACCTCTCGGGATGAGAGGCTGGCCAGCTCATTTCTTGGTCCCTGTGTGGAGCCAGGGCATTCATTGCCTtggggcagccctggggaggctgggctgggggaggggctgactTGTGACATATGCTGACTGGTCTTGTGTGTACCCCATGGGACCCCTGCTCCTGTTGCCTGTGGCCCCCTTGCTGTGATATgcaggtgttttatttttttaaaaagtctgagcTATTTTATCAATAAAGGATATTTTGTGATAAGCAAGCTGTGTCCTTGTTGCCCCAGGCTTGCCAGGAGTCATTATTCCTCAGCGACTGGTATAGTAGGCTCTGGGCTTTGGTGCCTTCCCAGGACCAGCTGTCCTTTCCAGGctggcatccacaaggatgtgggttcgatccctggcctcactcagtgggttaaggatctggcattgccatgagctgtggcgtaggttgcagacacagccaggatctggtgtggctgtggctgtggtgtaggcctgcagctgcagctctgattcaacccctagccttggaacttgcCTGAGAACTGGaaatatgcctccagtgtggcggtaaaaagaaaaaaaaagtctgtggggCCGAGAGTTGCCTGGGGGGAGCCTGAAACTGGCTGCCTGGGAAGGGGATGAagggagggcttcccagaggatGTGGCCTTTGGGCAGGGTTTTGGGGGAAGAGCAGGAGTTCGCCCACATGGACAATAGGAAGGTGTTTGGGGCCAAAGAACAGCACAGGTGAAGGATGGTGTGTGTGGTGAGCGCATGATGGTTTAAGAGCCAGCCTGAAGCTCACCCTGCTGGGCAGTCAGGCACAGCAGGTGGGGTGCAGCAGAGGGGGTCGACACCACCCCCAGGGAATGGGGGaacatgggagggagggaggggtggtcACTCTGAAGGAGGTTTTAAGCCGCTGCCTtcagggggaggcaggagagcagaAGGGAGCTACTTTGCGTCAGGCCTTCCTGCACTGAGATTCAGAGCTGGAAGGCCTGAGGATGATTTCTGtccatttcctcatttcccaGGTGAAGCATCTGAGCCCCCAGAGGTGCCCTTTGCCCACCAGGCTTCCTGCCATGTCA includes:
- the LOC125128433 gene encoding alpha-2B adrenergic receptor-like, with the translated sequence MGEGEERGQEVRESETQLATAGEANGCSQHSGEKDEGETSEDTGTPALPPSWPALPSSGQGQKEGVCGTSPEEEAEEEEEECEPQALPASPASACSPPLQQPQGSWVLATLWGQVLLGRGMGTSSGQWWCQQVQLTQEKQFTFVLAVVISVFVLCWFPYFFSYSLGAICPQHCKVPHPWPLPVLLLDRLLQQLTEPCHLHHL